A stretch of the Chitinophagaceae bacterium genome encodes the following:
- a CDS encoding SAM-dependent methyltransferase, translating to MKLDAAYWEARYKNQETGWDIGTVSPPLKSYFEQLKDKSARILIPGAGNGHEAAFLLDQGFNNVFMLDISKTPLLNFEEKYPSFPKAHLVHENFFEHNGIYDLIIEQTFFCALDPALRSAYAKKMYSLLATPGTLAGLLFDDPLMKDGPPFGGTREEYLKHFRPYFTLRTFERATNSIVPRAGRELFMILKKENGTL from the coding sequence ATGAAGCTGGATGCCGCTTATTGGGAAGCACGGTATAAAAATCAGGAAACCGGTTGGGATATCGGTACTGTTTCCCCGCCATTAAAATCCTATTTTGAACAGCTAAAAGATAAATCCGCGAGGATTTTAATTCCAGGTGCAGGCAATGGTCATGAAGCAGCCTTCCTTTTAGATCAGGGCTTCAATAATGTATTTATGCTGGACATTTCCAAAACACCGCTTCTGAATTTTGAAGAGAAATATCCTTCTTTTCCAAAAGCTCATTTGGTCCATGAAAACTTTTTTGAACATAACGGTATTTATGACCTGATTATCGAACAAACTTTCTTCTGTGCACTGGATCCGGCACTCCGGTCTGCCTATGCAAAAAAAATGTATTCATTACTGGCCACGCCGGGCACACTGGCAGGATTACTTTTTGATGATCCTTTGATGAAAGATGGTCCTCCTTTCGGAGGAACGAGGGAAGAATACCTAAAACATTTCCGGCCTTATTTTACCCTGCGCACATTCGAAAGAGCAACCAACTCGATTGTTCCAAGAGCAGGCCGCGAGCTTTTCATGATTCTAAAAAAAGAAAACGGAACCCTGTAA
- a CDS encoding metal-dependent transcriptional regulator, with translation MFSPTEENYLKCIYLQSEKNGVQPVTTNEISEKMRTKAASVTDMLKRLSDKRLIHYKKYQGVLLTNAGESKALSVVRKHRLWEYFLVEKLKFQWDEVHAVAEELEHVNSDLLVDKLDAFLNHPKFDPHGDPIPDQLGKLSASKFKNLSSLKVNEKGKVAAVIEQQPAFLKHLDKLHIHMSTPLKVIDCIEFDKSMTISINHSSTVNISHDIAKNILISK, from the coding sequence ATGTTTTCACCCACCGAAGAAAATTATCTCAAGTGCATTTATCTTCAATCGGAGAAAAACGGAGTACAACCGGTTACTACGAACGAGATTTCTGAAAAGATGAGGACCAAAGCTGCGTCCGTAACAGATATGCTTAAACGGTTATCAGACAAGCGATTGATTCACTATAAGAAATACCAGGGCGTGCTCCTTACCAATGCAGGCGAATCCAAAGCGCTTTCAGTAGTCAGAAAACACAGATTATGGGAATATTTTTTGGTGGAGAAATTAAAATTTCAATGGGATGAAGTTCATGCGGTTGCTGAAGAACTGGAGCATGTAAATTCCGATCTTTTAGTTGACAAACTCGACGCTTTTCTCAACCATCCGAAGTTTGACCCGCACGGTGATCCAATACCTGATCAGCTCGGAAAGCTGTCTGCTTCCAAATTCAAAAACCTTTCTTCACTTAAAGTAAATGAAAAAGGAAAAGTTGCTGCTGTAATTGAGCAACAACCGGCTTTTCTTAAACACCTCGATAAACTGCACATTCATATGAGTACGCCGCTGAAAGTTATCGACTGCATCGAATTCGATAAAAGCATGACCATTTCCATTAATCACTCTTCAACCGTTAATATCAGTCACGACATTGCTAAAAATATCCTGATCTCAAAATGA
- a CDS encoding T9SS C-terminal target domain-containing protein, producing MKKTGISILFFAALAASITLSAQNVPVIEWQKSFGGTIGETANSVLQSPDGGFVFAGYTKSTDGDISGSNGKTDYWVVKMDQSGNLLWQQSLGGSDHDAQWDFQLTDDGGYVIAGQSKSADGDLILNKGEEDYWIVRLDEGGNIVWQRSFGGSSEDEAYSVQQTMDGGFIVAGYSESNDGDVTGNHGEVDYWVIKLDGAGNLIWQKSLGGSDEDEGYYVQQTADGGFVIVGESESDDGDVTGNHGEGDYWIVKLDANGNLIWEKSYGGSSVDYARMVKRTTDDGFVIAGWTSSNDGDISGNNGDTDYWIVKLNAEGELQWEKNLGGSDYDFAYSINQTADQGFIVAGYIHSNDMDVSGNHGSTDYWLVKLDASGNLSWQKTLGGTNYDQAYAVQQASDGGYIIAGLSFSNDGDVSGNHSTTIGTTQDCWVVKLSPEITGIGSVMANTVSVFPNPVKDVLTIQVDDFISSGSTKQFMYGDKFDVLVYDATGIILKVPVTFTNTGIQLITAGLFSGYYSFQIVNHNKESIARGKFVKQSD from the coding sequence ATGAAAAAAACAGGCATCAGCATATTATTTTTTGCAGCCCTTGCAGCCAGCATCACCTTGAGCGCTCAAAATGTTCCTGTCATTGAATGGCAAAAGTCTTTTGGTGGCACGATTGGTGAAACGGCAAATTCTGTTTTGCAATCACCTGATGGAGGTTTTGTATTCGCAGGCTACACAAAGTCTACAGATGGAGATATTTCAGGCAGCAATGGCAAGACTGATTATTGGGTGGTAAAAATGGATCAAAGCGGTAACCTGCTTTGGCAACAATCATTGGGTGGAAGTGATCATGATGCACAATGGGATTTTCAACTGACCGATGATGGTGGATATGTGATTGCGGGTCAGTCAAAGTCTGCTGATGGTGATTTAATTCTGAACAAAGGAGAAGAGGACTATTGGATTGTGCGTCTGGATGAAGGTGGAAATATTGTCTGGCAACGATCATTTGGTGGAAGCAGTGAAGACGAAGCCTACTCTGTGCAGCAAACGATGGATGGTGGTTTTATAGTTGCTGGCTATTCGGAATCTAATGACGGTGATGTAACCGGAAATCACGGGGAGGTGGATTACTGGGTCATTAAATTAGATGGGGCAGGCAACCTGATATGGCAGAAATCTTTGGGAGGAAGCGATGAAGATGAAGGGTATTACGTGCAACAAACGGCAGATGGTGGTTTTGTAATTGTGGGTGAATCAGAATCTGATGATGGAGATGTGACAGGCAATCACGGCGAAGGAGATTATTGGATTGTGAAGTTGGATGCGAATGGTAATTTAATATGGGAAAAATCGTATGGTGGCAGCAGCGTGGATTATGCACGGATGGTGAAGCGTACAACAGATGACGGATTCGTAATTGCAGGTTGGACAAGCTCCAACGATGGTGACATAAGCGGTAATAATGGTGACACTGATTATTGGATTGTAAAGCTGAATGCGGAAGGGGAACTTCAGTGGGAAAAAAATCTAGGCGGCAGTGATTATGATTTTGCCTATTCGATAAATCAGACTGCTGACCAAGGTTTTATTGTAGCTGGCTATATACATTCAAACGATATGGATGTATCGGGCAATCATGGAAGCACAGATTATTGGTTGGTGAAACTGGATGCTTCTGGAAATTTAAGCTGGCAGAAAACCTTGGGTGGAACCAACTACGATCAGGCATACGCTGTCCAGCAGGCTTCAGATGGTGGTTATATTATTGCCGGATTATCATTTTCAAATGATGGGGATGTTTCCGGAAATCACTCCACCACGATTGGAACGACGCAGGATTGCTGGGTTGTAAAATTGTCGCCGGAGATTACCGGAATTGGTTCGGTTATGGCCAATACGGTGAGTGTCTTTCCGAACCCTGTGAAGGATGTCCTTACTATTCAGGTTGATGATTTTATTAGCAGTGGATCAACCAAACAGTTTATGTACGGTGATAAATTTGATGTGTTGGTTTATGATGCAACCGGTATCATATTAAAGGTGCCGGTAACCTTCACAAATACAGGAATTCAATTAATTACAGCAGGTTTATTTTCCGGATATTATTCTTTTCAGATTGTCAATCACAATAAGGAATCAATTGCAAGAGGAAAGTTTGTTAAGCAATCTGATTGA
- the smpB gene encoding SsrA-binding protein SmpB: protein MNNNINIKNKKAYFEFEFIDQFVAGIMLTGTEIKSIREGKVNMNDGWCYFQKNDLWIKNLNISTYDKGTHYNHEPLRPRKLLLNKKELNKLQDKIKEKGLTVIPLRLFINDRGFAKLEIALAKGKKLHDKRDTIKEREAKREMGREGKGGRL, encoded by the coding sequence ATGAATAATAACATCAATATAAAAAACAAGAAGGCCTATTTCGAATTTGAATTCATTGATCAGTTTGTAGCGGGCATCATGCTGACAGGGACAGAGATTAAGTCGATCCGCGAAGGCAAAGTCAATATGAATGATGGCTGGTGCTATTTTCAGAAGAACGACCTATGGATCAAGAATCTAAACATTTCCACATATGACAAAGGCACCCATTACAACCATGAACCATTAAGACCACGTAAATTATTGCTGAATAAAAAGGAACTGAACAAACTGCAGGATAAAATTAAAGAAAAAGGCCTGACTGTAATTCCGCTTCGCCTGTTTATCAACGACCGCGGTTTCGCAAAACTGGAAATTGCACTTGCGAAAGGAAAGAAACTTCATGATAAGCGGGATACTATAAAAGAACGCGAAGCAAAGCGTGAAATGGGACGTGAAGGGAAAGGCGGGCGTTTATAA
- a CDS encoding TlpA family protein disulfide reductase: protein MLFLQLLFSVLSFFSIAEIKPAGIQTGIWRGILTTNGGELPFNFETKYIGGKLQLIILNGEERIAVDEINMADDSVFIRLPVFDSEFRLKYTPQTLTGLWINHSRKVNNVFPFKAEFGKAYRFTSETLKPVDNISGKWEVDFSKGTEDSSKAVGIFIQSGNDLTGTFLTTSGDYRYLAGTVQGNEMLLSCFDGSHAFLFKATIDPAGVLNGMYYSGNHWQEPWIAHRNKGFELPDPASLLQLKAGYDKLAFSFPDAKGNMVSLADQQFQNKAVIVQVMGSWCPNCMDEVAFFSPLYDQYHSKGLEIIGLSYEKAVGEKAIQNIERLKQRFNVHYTILLAGEPGADAIKTLPMLTGMFAYPTTFFIDKTGNLRKIYSGINGPATGNEYEQWKDDTRGLVEKLLSE from the coding sequence ATGCTCTTCCTTCAATTACTTTTCTCAGTGCTATCATTTTTCAGTATTGCAGAAATAAAACCTGCCGGAATACAGACCGGAATTTGGCGTGGTATATTGACTACCAACGGTGGCGAGTTGCCATTTAATTTCGAAACAAAATACATTGGAGGTAAACTTCAGTTGATCATCCTGAATGGTGAAGAAAGAATTGCAGTGGATGAAATAAATATGGCAGATGACAGTGTATTTATCCGGCTTCCAGTATTCGATTCTGAATTCAGGTTGAAGTATACGCCACAAACTTTAACAGGTTTATGGATCAATCATTCACGCAAAGTGAATAATGTTTTTCCGTTTAAAGCGGAATTCGGCAAGGCGTATCGTTTCACTTCTGAAACTTTGAAGCCGGTTGATAATATATCTGGTAAATGGGAAGTTGATTTCAGCAAAGGCACGGAGGATAGTTCAAAGGCAGTTGGTATTTTTATTCAATCAGGTAACGACCTGACCGGCACATTCCTCACTACATCAGGAGACTACCGGTATTTAGCCGGCACTGTTCAGGGCAATGAAATGTTGCTTTCCTGTTTTGACGGATCACATGCGTTTCTGTTTAAAGCCACAATTGATCCCGCCGGTGTTTTGAACGGCATGTATTATTCTGGAAACCATTGGCAGGAACCCTGGATAGCTCATCGGAATAAAGGATTTGAATTGCCGGATCCTGCTTCTTTACTTCAATTGAAAGCGGGATATGATAAACTTGCTTTTTCATTTCCTGATGCCAAAGGAAATATGGTTTCACTTGCTGATCAGCAGTTTCAGAATAAAGCGGTGATTGTTCAGGTGATGGGATCGTGGTGTCCTAACTGTATGGATGAAGTGGCTTTCTTTTCACCATTGTATGATCAATATCATTCAAAAGGATTAGAGATCATTGGCCTTTCATATGAAAAAGCAGTAGGGGAGAAAGCCATTCAAAATATTGAAAGACTCAAACAACGGTTCAATGTGCATTATACCATTTTGCTGGCCGGTGAGCCCGGTGCCGATGCCATAAAAACACTTCCGATGCTTACAGGTATGTTTGCTTATCCTACTACTTTTTTTATTGACAAAACGGGAAATCTGCGTAAAATTTATTCAGGCATAAATGGCCCGGCAACAGGTAACGAATATGAGCAGTGGAAGGATGATACACGCGGATTGGTGGAAAAATTATTGTCGGAATAA
- a CDS encoding Nramp family divalent metal transporter — MTTVSSIPSKSLEDVHSSVDTTKKVGFFKSLFAFIGPAYLVSVGYMDPGNWATDIAAGSGFGYSLIWVLLMSNLMAILLQSHSARLGIVRGLDLAQASKASYPAIVNIPLYLLAEIAIAACDLAEVLGLAIGLNLLFGVPLLVGVTIAVLDAVLLLVIINFGIRKMEALIFSLVFIISASFFVEMFFAKPDPIDIMKGFMPAIPNDIALYIAIGIIGATVMPHNLYLHSALVQTRKIDPSKAGKKRALRFNIIDSTIALNIAFLVNASILILAGAAFFNNGYFEITEIQDAHKLLAPLLGTQLAPILFAVALIASGQCSTITGTLAGQIVMEGYLHLRITPWIRRLLTRLIAVIPAFLVIWLKGEENTGQLLILSQVILSLQLGFAIVPLIHFVSDKEKMGGFAIGTWSKIGSWITAAIIISLNAKLVLNEVVAMIQSSGEYVWAVYFIVIPIIAGAALLLLYIILHPFLSKKSAKLRVPHLEHLPVDFSVNEKFKRIAVTVDFSETDQKAISRALTTGGKQSAYLLIHVVESASAMLMEKDVADLESGTDYENLKQYAAALTREGYQVSYELGFGRRYKTIPKLVKKFNADLLVMGTHGHHGIKDLLFGETINAVRHSIGIPLLAVK, encoded by the coding sequence ATGACAACTGTAAGTTCAATTCCTTCCAAATCACTTGAAGATGTACATTCTTCAGTGGATACAACTAAAAAGGTCGGCTTTTTCAAATCACTATTTGCATTTATTGGTCCGGCCTACCTGGTAAGTGTAGGCTATATGGATCCGGGCAACTGGGCGACAGATATTGCTGCCGGCAGTGGTTTTGGTTATTCCCTCATTTGGGTTTTGCTAATGTCAAACCTGATGGCTATCCTTTTGCAAAGCCACAGCGCTCGTCTGGGTATTGTTCGCGGACTTGATCTGGCACAGGCATCAAAAGCTTCCTATCCTGCTATTGTGAACATTCCGCTGTATCTGCTGGCAGAAATTGCAATTGCCGCCTGCGACCTCGCGGAAGTATTGGGACTTGCCATCGGACTAAACCTTTTGTTTGGTGTGCCGCTGCTTGTAGGTGTAACTATAGCAGTGCTTGATGCTGTCCTGCTGCTGGTAATTATAAATTTTGGCATCCGTAAAATGGAGGCATTAATTTTTTCACTGGTCTTCATTATCAGCGCTTCTTTTTTTGTGGAAATGTTTTTTGCAAAGCCCGATCCGATCGATATTATGAAAGGTTTTATGCCGGCCATCCCAAATGATATCGCCTTGTACATTGCAATCGGTATAATCGGCGCTACGGTAATGCCACATAATCTTTACCTGCATTCAGCATTAGTTCAGACACGGAAGATTGATCCTTCCAAAGCGGGAAAGAAAAGGGCGTTACGTTTCAACATTATTGATTCTACCATTGCATTGAATATCGCATTCCTTGTAAATGCTTCCATTCTTATACTTGCCGGCGCGGCTTTCTTTAATAACGGTTATTTTGAAATCACAGAAATACAGGATGCGCATAAGCTGCTTGCACCTTTGCTGGGAACACAACTGGCTCCTATTCTTTTCGCGGTAGCATTAATCGCTTCAGGTCAATGCTCCACCATTACCGGAACTCTTGCAGGTCAAATTGTGATGGAAGGATACCTTCACCTTCGCATCACACCATGGATCAGGAGACTACTAACGAGACTTATCGCTGTTATTCCTGCGTTTCTGGTGATCTGGCTTAAAGGCGAAGAAAACACCGGGCAATTGCTGATTCTGAGCCAGGTGATTTTAAGTTTACAACTTGGGTTTGCAATCGTACCCTTGATACATTTTGTAAGCGACAAAGAAAAAATGGGAGGTTTCGCAATTGGTACATGGTCGAAAATCGGATCATGGATAACAGCCGCTATTATCATTTCTTTAAATGCTAAACTGGTGTTGAATGAAGTGGTTGCAATGATTCAAAGTAGTGGAGAATATGTATGGGCTGTCTATTTCATCGTGATTCCAATTATAGCAGGAGCCGCTTTGTTATTGCTTTACATCATTCTTCATCCTTTCTTGTCAAAGAAGAGTGCAAAGCTGCGTGTTCCACACCTGGAACATCTGCCTGTTGATTTTTCAGTGAATGAAAAATTCAAACGTATAGCTGTTACAGTTGATTTTTCAGAAACAGATCAAAAAGCAATTTCACGCGCACTAACAACTGGTGGCAAACAAAGCGCTTATCTGCTGATTCATGTAGTAGAGTCTGCCAGCGCAATGTTAATGGAGAAAGATGTGGCTGACCTGGAGTCAGGCACCGACTATGAAAATCTGAAACAATATGCAGCGGCACTTACCAGGGAAGGTTATCAGGTAAGTTATGAATTAGGATTTGGCCGCCGCTATAAAACAATTCCTAAGCTGGTTAAAAAATTTAACGCGGATCTGTTAGTGATGGGAACACATGGACACCATGGAATTAAAGACCTGCTGTTTGGTGAAACGATTAATGCTGTACGACACAGCATTGGCATACCGTTACTGGCTGTAAAGTAA
- a CDS encoding Omp28-related outer membrane protein, which produces MKKITLLIVVLAMFTSLQPSQAQAPKYAMFEHFTQASCGPCAQQNPGFQSSILDPNPSTVRHIAYHTSWPGYDPMYNLNPNQSDERVTYYNVGGVPEVHLLGNVKVSSPGGFVQQDVDDQVAATSPIKITVLDVDNGTSHDVTITVYSVGTPPAGNLKIRTAIVERNVNYTSPPGNNGEKYFPNVFREMLPSTAGDVIVLAAQGGSVVFNYTYDENAAWNMDEIALIAFVQNESTKEIYNCGASFDPSAAIADPVALTSSGTVGSVATFTLDATNNSTALQDYSYTLTATAPLDWSGEFVANGTTYSSTATVTMAAGAVVPVTINVTPGATAAMGIYTLSIQSLTSPNEDPVVKSVYVFSGVTELVVNNAAMAPATATFLQTSYTTAFASAGSTSYAFLNSSLAQRASQESSLTGVKNMYYNVGWYFPAFTDDFVTELMAFMDNGGNLFISGQDIGWDVWTDPADLGHATPLSQQFFNDYMFADFIDDGSTANKPLTANTADPVFGALGSTLINYYYTSTYFFPDQIVPYGIGTPIFYYNNNTAKTAGVRGDNGTYKTVYIAPGIEMLGTPTNKTAIIKTAYDWFYGVTGTGNIVAANEQMGQNFPNPGNEITYIPVSGLTEDMTLTVMDQLGRTLISQQVPKNASTVTVNITSLSNGVYFYRLANASNQGITKSMEVAR; this is translated from the coding sequence ATGAAAAAAATTACACTCTTAATTGTTGTTTTAGCAATGTTTACTTCATTGCAGCCATCTCAGGCACAGGCGCCAAAATATGCCATGTTTGAGCATTTTACACAAGCCAGTTGCGGACCTTGTGCCCAACAAAATCCGGGATTTCAATCCAGTATACTTGATCCCAACCCAAGCACCGTGCGTCACATCGCCTACCACACTTCCTGGCCTGGATATGATCCTATGTATAATCTTAATCCAAACCAGAGTGATGAACGCGTGACCTATTATAATGTAGGCGGAGTTCCGGAAGTTCACCTTTTGGGAAATGTGAAAGTCAGTTCACCGGGTGGTTTTGTTCAACAGGATGTTGATGATCAGGTAGCTGCTACAAGTCCAATTAAAATTACTGTTTTAGACGTTGACAATGGAACATCGCATGATGTAACAATCACGGTGTATTCTGTTGGAACACCCCCAGCCGGTAATCTGAAAATCCGCACTGCAATTGTGGAACGTAATGTTAATTATACAAGCCCTCCCGGAAATAACGGTGAAAAATATTTCCCGAATGTATTTCGTGAGATGCTTCCTTCCACGGCCGGTGATGTTATCGTTCTTGCTGCTCAGGGTGGATCGGTTGTATTCAATTATACCTATGATGAAAATGCTGCCTGGAATATGGATGAAATCGCATTGATTGCTTTTGTTCAAAACGAATCCACGAAAGAAATTTACAACTGCGGTGCATCTTTCGATCCCAGTGCTGCCATTGCTGATCCTGTTGCACTTACTTCCTCAGGCACTGTAGGATCTGTTGCTACTTTTACTCTTGATGCCACCAATAACAGTACTGCTTTACAGGATTACTCCTACACACTCACTGCAACTGCTCCTCTTGACTGGTCAGGTGAATTTGTAGCAAACGGTACTACTTACAGCTCAACTGCAACCGTTACGATGGCTGCCGGAGCAGTTGTTCCCGTAACGATCAACGTTACTCCGGGTGCTACAGCGGCAATGGGAATTTATACGCTTTCCATTCAGTCACTCACAAGCCCTAATGAGGATCCTGTTGTAAAATCAGTGTATGTATTTTCAGGTGTTACCGAGCTTGTGGTGAATAATGCTGCAATGGCTCCTGCAACGGCTACCTTTCTTCAAACATCTTATACTACTGCTTTTGCCAGTGCAGGTTCTACTTCCTACGCATTTTTGAATTCATCACTTGCGCAACGTGCTTCACAGGAAAGTTCTTTGACTGGTGTAAAGAATATGTATTACAATGTCGGATGGTATTTTCCTGCTTTTACAGATGATTTTGTGACGGAGCTGATGGCTTTTATGGATAATGGCGGAAATCTGTTTATTAGCGGCCAGGATATAGGATGGGATGTTTGGACGGACCCTGCAGATTTAGGTCATGCCACTCCACTTTCCCAACAGTTTTTCAATGATTATATGTTTGCAGATTTTATTGACGATGGCAGTACTGCCAACAAGCCGCTTACCGCGAATACCGCTGATCCGGTATTCGGAGCCCTCGGTTCAACACTGATCAACTATTATTATACAAGCACCTATTTCTTTCCCGATCAGATTGTACCTTATGGAATTGGCACACCCATTTTTTATTACAATAACAACACAGCAAAAACTGCCGGAGTGCGTGGAGATAATGGAACTTATAAAACAGTTTACATAGCACCAGGCATTGAAATGCTGGGTACGCCAACAAATAAAACTGCCATCATTAAAACAGCTTATGATTGGTTTTATGGTGTTACCGGAACCGGAAATATTGTAGCTGCAAACGAACAAATGGGACAGAATTTCCCGAATCCCGGCAACGAGATTACGTACATTCCTGTTTCTGGTCTCACTGAAGACATGACCTTAACGGTAATGGATCAATTGGGCCGTACCCTGATTTCCCAACAGGTACCTAAAAACGCCAGCACAGTTACAGTGAACATTACTTCACTCAGTAATGGTGTTTATTTCTATCGTTTGGCAAATGCATCAAATCAGGGCATAACCAAAAGCATGGAAGTAGCACGTTAG